A stretch of Corallococcus macrosporus DNA encodes these proteins:
- a CDS encoding ElyC/SanA/YdcF family protein produces the protein MRPLALLPRPGGARRTLLLCAGVLTGGVFGLAWWVDRFGRREHLGEADVLVVLGARVLPGGVPSGALLARVEHAVALYQRGVAPWLLLSGGAGLHPPSEARVMRELAVAAGVPASACVLEEDSHSTQGNARFGARLLRERGARRVVVVSDPYHLLRARQCFRREGLEVATSPAPIAGRMRARDRAYWTVREAFALLLHPRLLLARAPDGR, from the coding sequence GTGCGGCCCCTTGCCCTGCTTCCCAGACCCGGTGGTGCGCGCCGGACGCTGCTCCTGTGCGCGGGCGTGCTCACGGGCGGCGTGTTCGGGCTCGCGTGGTGGGTGGACCGCTTCGGCCGGCGCGAGCACCTGGGCGAAGCGGACGTGCTGGTGGTGCTGGGCGCGCGTGTGTTGCCTGGCGGTGTCCCGTCCGGTGCGCTGCTGGCGCGCGTGGAGCACGCGGTGGCGCTGTACCAGCGGGGCGTGGCGCCGTGGCTGCTGTTGTCCGGCGGCGCGGGCCTCCATCCGCCGTCCGAGGCGCGCGTGATGCGGGAGCTGGCGGTGGCGGCGGGCGTCCCCGCGTCCGCGTGCGTGCTGGAGGAGGACAGCCACTCCACGCAAGGCAACGCGCGGTTCGGCGCGCGGCTGCTGCGGGAGCGTGGAGCGCGGCGGGTGGTGGTGGTCTCCGACCCGTATCACCTGCTGCGCGCGCGGCAGTGCTTCCGGCGCGAGGGGCTGGAGGTGGCCACGAGTCCGGCGCCCATCGCCGGGCGGATGCGCGCGCGGGACCGGGCGTACTGGACGGTGCGCGAGGCGTTCGCGCTGCTGCTGCATCCGCGCCTGTTGCTGGCGCGGGCGCCGGACGGGCGCTGA
- a CDS encoding MarR family winged helix-turn-helix transcriptional regulator translates to MQELMFSLGRRRSLRDPIASTCEQLQFTPPQVHALLWLGLDGSLTMGELAKRLGVTEKTVTGVVDRLEREGHLVRERGETDRRVVRCKLTDKGKQTFGKLDRSMHRSMGVVMGMLDPEDRQALFRVLEKVLLKLDTPAPDASGT, encoded by the coding sequence ATGCAGGAGTTGATGTTCTCCCTGGGCCGTCGCCGCTCACTCCGTGACCCCATCGCCAGCACCTGCGAGCAGCTCCAGTTCACGCCGCCCCAGGTGCACGCCCTGCTGTGGCTGGGCCTGGACGGCTCGCTCACCATGGGCGAGCTGGCCAAGCGACTGGGCGTCACCGAGAAGACCGTCACCGGCGTCGTGGACCGCCTGGAGCGCGAAGGCCACCTCGTCCGCGAACGCGGAGAGACCGACCGGCGCGTCGTGCGCTGCAAGCTCACCGACAAGGGCAAACAGACCTTCGGAAAGCTCGACCGCTCCATGCACCGCTCGATGGGCGTGGTCATGGGCATGCTCGACCCCGAGGACCGCCAGGCCCTCTTCCGCGTCCTGGAGAAGGTGCTCCTGAAGCTGGACACCCCCGCGCCGGACGCGTCCGGCACCTGA
- the modA gene encoding molybdate ABC transporter substrate-binding protein, which translates to MLRRAGWALLLAWVSVSTARAEEVLVFAAASTTDALQALAPAFQQASGHRVRFAFGPSSDLARQVVAGAPADAFLSADEAKLDLVDRAGLVQAGSRVDLLSNRLVVVVPVGSAVKVAGPADLKGLKRVMLAEPAAVPAGVYAKAWLTKAGVWADVAPRVVPAVDVRAALAAVEAGRADAGVVYATDAANSKKVRVVFTVPEGDAPRIVYPAAALTQGKAPAGGLAFVRFLQTETARKEFRRLGFLDASAAKAAPDAGVMDAAPDAGKRTSAP; encoded by the coding sequence GTGCTGCGACGTGCAGGGTGGGCGCTGTTGCTGGCGTGGGTGTCCGTGTCGACCGCGCGGGCGGAGGAGGTGCTGGTGTTCGCGGCGGCGAGCACGACGGATGCGCTCCAGGCGCTCGCGCCCGCGTTCCAGCAGGCGTCGGGGCACCGGGTGCGGTTCGCGTTCGGCCCCTCGAGTGACCTGGCACGTCAGGTGGTGGCGGGGGCGCCCGCGGATGCCTTCCTCTCCGCCGACGAGGCGAAGCTGGACCTGGTCGACCGGGCGGGGCTCGTGCAGGCGGGCTCGCGGGTGGACCTGCTGTCCAACCGGCTGGTGGTGGTGGTGCCGGTGGGGTCGGCGGTGAAGGTGGCCGGGCCGGCGGACCTGAAGGGGTTGAAGCGGGTGATGCTGGCGGAGCCGGCGGCGGTGCCCGCGGGGGTGTACGCGAAGGCGTGGCTGACGAAGGCGGGCGTCTGGGCGGACGTGGCGCCGCGAGTGGTGCCGGCGGTGGACGTGAGGGCCGCGCTGGCGGCGGTGGAGGCGGGGAGGGCGGACGCGGGCGTGGTGTACGCGACGGACGCGGCGAACTCGAAGAAGGTGCGGGTGGTGTTCACGGTGCCGGAAGGAGACGCGCCGCGCATCGTGTATCCGGCGGCGGCGCTGACGCAGGGCAAGGCGCCTGCAGGAGGGCTCGCGTTCGTGCGCTTCCTCCAGACGGAAACCGCGCGAAAGGAGTTCCGCCGGCTGGGCTTCCTGGACGCGAGCGCGGCGAAGGCCGCGCCGGATGCGGGAGTGATGGACGCGGCGCCTGATGCAGGGAAGAGGACATCCGCGCCGTGA
- the modB gene encoding molybdate ABC transporter permease subunit: MDEGLTGLVLFTVAVAALSTALILVPGVASAYLLARWKGPGRGVVETVLALPLVLPPTAVGLVLLELLARDSVLGRLLDALGMEVVFTPKAVVLASAVMAFPLLVRSARAGFEEVDPRLVAVARTLGDTRTRAFFRVTLPLAWRGVLTGALLAFSRALGEFGATVLVAGNIPGHTQTLSLAIFQRTQLGQDAEAMKLAGVAVVLAFGAMYVTEVVTRRRGARGLA; the protein is encoded by the coding sequence ATGGATGAAGGGCTGACAGGGCTGGTGCTGTTCACGGTGGCGGTGGCGGCCCTGTCCACGGCGCTCATCCTGGTGCCGGGCGTGGCCTCTGCGTATCTGCTCGCGCGCTGGAAGGGACCGGGGCGCGGCGTGGTGGAGACGGTGCTGGCCCTGCCGCTGGTGCTGCCTCCGACGGCGGTAGGACTCGTGCTGCTGGAGTTGCTCGCGCGGGACTCGGTGCTGGGACGGCTGTTGGATGCGCTGGGCATGGAGGTCGTGTTCACGCCAAAGGCAGTCGTGTTGGCGAGCGCGGTGATGGCCTTCCCACTGCTGGTGCGTTCCGCTCGAGCGGGCTTCGAGGAAGTGGATCCACGGCTGGTGGCGGTGGCGCGCACGCTGGGGGACACGCGTACACGGGCCTTCTTCCGCGTGACGCTGCCGCTGGCGTGGCGCGGAGTGCTCACGGGAGCGCTGCTCGCGTTCTCACGGGCGCTGGGAGAGTTCGGCGCCACGGTGCTGGTCGCGGGCAACATCCCGGGCCACACGCAGACGCTGTCCCTGGCCATCTTCCAGCGCACACAGTTGGGCCAGGATGCGGAGGCAATGAAACTCGCGGGTGTCGCGGTGGTGCTCGCGTTCGGAGCCATGTACGTGACGGAAGTGGTGACACGGCGTCGCGGAGCCCGAGGGCTCGCGTGA
- the modC gene encoding molybdenum ABC transporter ATP-binding protein, whose translation MELSLRLPLARFTLEVEARFTSASVAVLGRSGSGKTSLLEVLAGLRRGARGRVVVDGRVLLDTASGVDVPPEARRMGYVPQDALLFPHLTAGQNVRFGVRAGRPSRVDEAVHLLELEPLLHRYPVTLSGGEKQRVALARALATDPALLLLDEPLAALDVALKERVLPYLLRVRDEARVPLLYVTHQLGEARALAREALLLDGGAVKAVGPADSVLGTVARGLLTGEPEENILEGTLEHPDSGGTRLRVTAGLSLWVPNAPELPHGTRAAYAVPAEDILLSTGPLTGVSARNVLEGTVTKLEDAGAGECATHVDVAGIHWVVRLTHAAVRELDITPGLRVYLAVKSSACRRLAQGARLSGPAAT comes from the coding sequence ATGGAGCTGTCGCTGCGGCTGCCCCTGGCTCGCTTCACTCTGGAGGTCGAGGCTCGCTTCACATCCGCTTCCGTGGCGGTGCTTGGGCGCTCGGGCTCCGGGAAGACTTCGCTGCTGGAAGTCCTCGCGGGCCTGCGACGGGGCGCGAGAGGTCGCGTCGTGGTCGATGGCCGTGTGCTCCTCGACACGGCCTCCGGTGTGGACGTGCCTCCCGAAGCGCGCCGCATGGGCTACGTGCCGCAGGACGCATTGCTCTTCCCGCACCTCACCGCCGGACAGAACGTGCGCTTCGGCGTGCGCGCCGGACGGCCGTCACGCGTGGACGAAGCCGTGCACCTGCTGGAGCTGGAACCCCTCCTGCACCGCTACCCCGTGACGCTGTCCGGAGGCGAGAAGCAGCGGGTCGCGCTGGCCCGGGCGCTCGCCACCGACCCCGCGCTGCTGCTGCTGGATGAACCCCTGGCCGCGCTGGATGTCGCGTTGAAGGAGCGCGTGCTGCCGTACCTCTTGCGCGTTCGCGACGAAGCCCGCGTGCCGCTGCTCTACGTCACCCACCAGCTCGGCGAAGCACGTGCCCTGGCCCGCGAGGCCCTGCTGCTGGACGGCGGCGCGGTGAAGGCCGTGGGCCCCGCGGACTCGGTGCTCGGCACGGTGGCGCGCGGCCTGCTCACTGGTGAGCCCGAAGAGAACATCCTCGAAGGCACGCTGGAACATCCTGACTCTGGAGGCACGCGGCTGCGTGTCACAGCGGGCCTGTCGCTCTGGGTGCCAAATGCGCCGGAGCTGCCCCACGGCACCCGCGCCGCCTACGCCGTACCCGCCGAGGACATCCTCCTGTCCACCGGACCCCTCACCGGCGTCTCCGCTCGCAACGTACTCGAAGGCACGGTGACGAAGCTGGAGGACGCGGGAGCAGGGGAGTGCGCGACCCACGTGGACGTGGCGGGCATCCACTGGGTCGTCCGCCTCACGCACGCCGCCGTGCGCGAACTCGACATCACGCCAGGTCTGCGCGTGTACCTCGCGGTGAAGTCCTCCGCCTGCCGTCGGCTGGCCCAGGGGGCACGCTTGTCCGGTCCGGCCGCGACCTGA
- a CDS encoding pentapeptide repeat-containing protein: protein MAQDDSAVVKRLQQEDSFERETFEGLDLQGVDLGDKEFYRCTFLNCELQEVRWKDALLEACVFQGCNLTRANFNAIRLRDVRFEGSKLMGIDWTGVAANPEVNFEECGMPYSSFVGLGLRQTSFVRCVAREANFFDMDLTDADFSGADLTGSNFRGCTLTRTDFSGATGLVLDPARNKLKETRIPQDTAMSVVHELGMRVEGYHAKTAGRGGAKKPGAKR, encoded by the coding sequence ATGGCCCAGGACGACAGCGCGGTGGTGAAGCGGCTCCAGCAGGAGGACTCCTTCGAGCGGGAGACCTTCGAGGGACTGGACCTCCAGGGGGTGGACCTGGGTGACAAGGAGTTCTACCGGTGCACCTTCCTGAACTGCGAGTTGCAGGAGGTCCGGTGGAAGGACGCGCTGCTGGAGGCGTGCGTGTTCCAGGGCTGCAACCTGACGCGCGCGAACTTCAACGCCATCCGGCTGCGGGACGTGCGCTTCGAGGGCTCGAAGCTCATGGGCATTGATTGGACGGGCGTGGCCGCGAACCCGGAGGTGAACTTCGAGGAGTGCGGCATGCCCTACAGCTCGTTCGTGGGGCTGGGCCTGAGACAGACGTCCTTCGTGCGCTGCGTGGCGCGCGAGGCGAACTTCTTCGACATGGACCTGACGGACGCGGACTTCAGCGGCGCGGACCTCACCGGCAGCAACTTCCGGGGCTGCACGCTGACCCGGACGGACTTCTCCGGCGCCACGGGGCTGGTGCTCGACCCGGCGAGGAACAAGCTGAAGGAGACGCGCATCCCGCAGGACACGGCGATGTCCGTGGTGCATGAGCTGGGCATGCGCGTGGAGGGCTACCACGCGAAGACGGCGGGGCGCGGCGGGGCGAAGAAGCCGGGAGCGAAGCGGTGA
- a CDS encoding isoamylase, with product MMTPPRRHRRSPWLTRWHPLVAAGLASALVSCAAAETPADAPAPTAPAVEDTAQREQELLTWTLGAKYDATQANINFNVYSSRATRIELWIYKTAQGAQEVVSYVMTKNTTTNVWSKTVSVSTLKNTYGVTGTVYYGYRAWGPNWTYNSAWSKTNNTVGYIADVDASGNRFNPNKLLWDPYALELSHDPVNPSNTDATVFASGPLHRYKDSGPFAPKGIVLAPDTTATGTKPTRAFKDDIVYEVHLRGLTKQDTGSGLDAACLGTYKTAGQKAAALAALGVTAVEFLPLHETDNGNNDTVASTAGDNYWGYMNLSYFAPDRRYACDQTPGGPTREFKAMVKAFHDAGIKVLVDVVYNHTGEGGGWISGDPNTYNVMSYRGLDNPTYYSLTKDMKFNWDNTGVGGNFNTFNPTARNVILHSLSYWKDTLGVDGFRFDLASVLGNIYEHETATHSGYEYNRDNANTALNQITTQLDPRPEAGGAGTDFIAEPWAIGGNSYQVGNFPAKWREWNGAFRDTFRKDQNQLGSENVTPGQLATRFAGSSDLYSDDGRKPAASVNFMVAHDGMTLKDLYSCNSKNNTQSWPYGPSDGGEDSNHSWDQGGSAVLQRQAARNGLAFLMLSAGVPMITGGDEFLRTQYCNNNVYNLDSNKNWLDYAWSADQSNFRLFAQNLIAFRKAHPALRPAGFYNAADTNGNVMEQHRWFKPDGFVPDAAYFDSASNHALAYRIDATEFSGETVSAIYVAYNGWSANVNFSLPWPGTGKQWYRVTDTCSWIESRGANQVLLNPGAADLIGGEAATYGLCGRGVLVLVAK from the coding sequence GCGGTGGCATCCCCTCGTCGCCGCGGGCCTGGCCTCGGCGCTGGTCTCCTGCGCCGCCGCTGAAACCCCCGCCGATGCCCCCGCCCCCACGGCGCCCGCCGTGGAGGACACCGCGCAGCGCGAGCAGGAGTTGCTCACCTGGACGCTGGGCGCGAAGTACGACGCCACGCAGGCCAACATCAACTTCAACGTGTACTCGTCGCGCGCCACGCGCATCGAGCTGTGGATCTACAAGACGGCCCAGGGCGCTCAAGAGGTCGTCAGCTACGTGATGACGAAGAACACGACGACCAACGTCTGGTCGAAGACCGTGTCCGTCTCCACGCTGAAGAACACCTACGGCGTCACCGGCACCGTCTATTACGGCTACCGCGCGTGGGGCCCCAACTGGACGTACAACTCCGCCTGGAGCAAGACGAACAACACGGTGGGCTACATCGCGGACGTGGACGCCTCGGGCAACCGCTTCAACCCGAACAAGCTGCTGTGGGACCCGTACGCGCTGGAGCTGTCGCACGACCCGGTGAACCCCAGCAACACGGACGCCACGGTGTTCGCGTCCGGTCCGCTGCACCGCTACAAGGACTCCGGCCCGTTCGCGCCCAAGGGCATCGTGCTGGCGCCGGACACCACGGCCACCGGCACCAAGCCCACGCGCGCCTTCAAGGACGACATCGTCTATGAGGTGCACCTGCGCGGCCTGACGAAGCAGGACACCGGCTCCGGGCTGGATGCCGCCTGTCTGGGCACCTACAAGACCGCGGGCCAGAAGGCCGCGGCGCTGGCGGCGCTGGGCGTGACGGCGGTGGAGTTCCTGCCGCTGCATGAGACGGACAACGGCAACAACGACACGGTCGCGAGCACGGCGGGCGACAACTACTGGGGTTACATGAACCTCAGCTACTTCGCGCCGGACCGCCGCTACGCGTGCGACCAGACGCCGGGCGGCCCCACGCGCGAGTTCAAGGCCATGGTGAAGGCGTTCCACGACGCCGGCATCAAGGTGCTGGTGGACGTGGTCTACAACCACACCGGCGAGGGCGGCGGGTGGATCAGCGGAGACCCGAACACGTACAACGTCATGTCGTACCGGGGCCTGGACAACCCCACGTACTACAGCCTGACGAAGGACATGAAGTTCAACTGGGACAACACGGGCGTGGGCGGCAACTTCAACACGTTCAATCCCACGGCCCGCAACGTCATCCTGCATTCGCTGTCGTACTGGAAGGACACGCTGGGCGTGGACGGCTTCCGGTTCGACCTGGCGTCCGTGCTGGGCAACATCTACGAGCACGAGACGGCCACGCACAGCGGCTACGAGTACAACCGCGACAACGCCAACACGGCGCTCAATCAGATCACCACGCAGCTGGATCCGCGGCCGGAAGCGGGCGGCGCGGGCACGGACTTCATCGCGGAGCCGTGGGCCATTGGCGGCAACTCCTACCAGGTGGGCAACTTCCCGGCGAAGTGGCGCGAGTGGAACGGCGCGTTCCGCGACACCTTCCGCAAGGACCAGAACCAGCTGGGCTCGGAGAACGTGACGCCGGGGCAGCTGGCCACGCGCTTCGCGGGCTCGTCGGACCTGTACTCGGATGACGGCCGCAAGCCGGCCGCGTCCGTGAACTTCATGGTGGCCCACGACGGCATGACCCTGAAGGACCTGTACTCGTGCAACAGCAAGAACAACACCCAGTCGTGGCCCTACGGCCCGTCCGACGGTGGCGAGGACAGCAACCACAGCTGGGACCAGGGCGGCAGCGCGGTGCTCCAGCGGCAGGCGGCGCGCAACGGCCTGGCGTTCCTGATGCTGAGCGCGGGCGTGCCCATGATTACCGGCGGTGACGAGTTCCTGCGCACGCAGTACTGCAACAACAACGTGTACAACCTGGACTCGAACAAGAACTGGCTGGACTACGCGTGGAGCGCGGACCAGTCCAACTTCCGCCTGTTCGCCCAGAACCTCATCGCGTTCCGCAAGGCGCACCCTGCGCTGCGTCCGGCCGGCTTCTACAACGCGGCGGACACCAACGGGAACGTGATGGAGCAGCACCGCTGGTTCAAGCCGGACGGCTTCGTGCCGGACGCGGCGTACTTCGACAGCGCGAGCAACCACGCGCTGGCCTACCGCATCGACGCGACGGAGTTCTCCGGTGAGACGGTGAGCGCCATCTACGTCGCGTACAACGGCTGGTCCGCGAACGTGAACTTCTCGCTGCCGTGGCCGGGCACGGGCAAGCAGTGGTACCGCGTGACGGACACCTGCTCGTGGATCGAGAGCCGGGGCGCGAACCAGGTGCTGCTCAACCCGGGCGCCGCGGACCTGATTGGCGGCGAGGCCGCGACCTACGGCCTGTGCGGCCGCGGCGTGCTGGTGCTGGTGGCCAAGTAG